The following DNA comes from Anopheles arabiensis isolate DONGOLA chromosome 3, AaraD3, whole genome shotgun sequence.
CGGGTGCGCTCGCCGACGCCGGCAAACACGGAGTAGCCACCGTGCGCCTTGGCGACGTTGTTGATCAGCTCCATGATGAGTACGGTCTTGCCGACGCCGGCACCACCGAACAGGCCGATCTTGCCGCCCTTCGCGTACGGGGCCAGCAGGTCCACCACCTTGATGCCCGTCACCAGGATCTCCTGCTCGACGCTCATCTCGATGAACTCGGGCGCCTCGGCGTGGATCGGCGCCGACAGGTTCGTGTCGATCGGGCCGCGCTCATCGATCGGCTCGCCGATCACGTTAATGATGCGACCGAGCGTCTCCGCCCCGACCGGGATACGGATGGGCGAACCGGTGTCCAGCACGCGCTGCCCACGCACCAGACCCTCCGTACCGTCCATGGCGATCGTGCGCACCGTGTTCTCACCCAGATGTTGCGCAACCTCCAGCACCAGCCGGGCGCTGCGGCCCTGCACCTCCAGCGCGTTCAGAATCGGGGGCAGCTGCTCGTCGAACTGCACGTCCACGACGGCACCGATGACGGCCACTACCTTACCCTGCGCTCCGGCCGCGGCATTCACCGCCGCCTTTGCCGCGTACGACCGGGCCAAGATCGGCCTGGTCGCCGCGGACATGAGCGTTTTCATCGAGGAAAACATCTCTTTTCTCGAATGTCACACCCTTTCGCCCGGATTTATGGTGTTTTTTCGGTTTCGCTGGTACGAACGGGGCCGTCTGGAATGGGGGGGAGAGATAAAAAAGCCGGTGGAAAATTAGCACTCgtacactgcacacacactggtTATCTAACAAGATGGTGGCCGGGATGAAAAAAGTGAGAAGGTGGTTATGTAAAACCTAACCTGCCTTTTGCGGTGGACGACGACGTACCTACTCGGGGAAAATGAAAAGAGAGAATAAATGGAAAGAACTGGATTCGACCCCGGCGCACTATAAACGTCACGCACGAAGCCGCCCCGAACGGGACCCGAGCCCGGCACGAAGCTTGAGTGACGTTTCGAATGTCAAATGTTGAATGTTCGAATTTCGAACAGCTGCAATTTGCGGTTgggttttggaatgttttgtgtattttttggaaaaattgcCTGATTAAACAGCAATACATGTGATATTTGAAGTATTTTGACACTTTTCTTCGATTATTTGGTCCATTTCATGTTCATACAAAATCTACATTCAGATACCGAGGAGATACCGTTATCAAGCAGCAGAATGTCTTCAAAAtgctttattattttattggaTAAAAGTAAAccaatttcaacacatttaTAACCAAATCACCAACCAAATTTAGAAATTTTCGTCTTCTAGCTACACTTCGGTTGTTTCAAACATTCAAAGAAGCAGTAAAAACATTTTCCCAAACGTCATCCGAGagggttaaaaaaaactccacctAGAAATCGAACGAACGTAAACAAATGCGGCAATTTCACCCCAAAGAGCACCAACAATATTTATCTTTCTCGCACGTAACTACCGAATATATCCGTGATTGGCTGGCAGAGTTATCAAAACTAAAATGCTACTGAACCGGTTATCCCGCATCGTTCAGGTGGGGAGTAAGCTTACCACCTCGCTGCAATGCAACCGGCTTCGAACGAGCTCACCGATCAGGAGGAGCCTCTGCCAGGCGGCCCATCCCAACGGTGCACTGTTTCAAATATCGGACGATAAAATACAGAAGTACCTCGAACGGCTGCGCCTGGAGTACTACGCGCTGAAGGTGCAGGAGCAGCGCACCCGAAAGGACATCCAGCgcatgctgctgctctcgAACGTGGTGGAGATGTACGAGCAGCGCAAGATAATCGTGGACAATCTCAGCTCGCTCAAGGAGCTGAAGGACGACAAGGACGACGAGATGGTGCAGCTGCTGAAGGAGGAGCGGGAAGCGTACGGTAGCATCCTGTTCCGGCTGGACAGCGAAATACTGAACGGCATTCTGTCGATGGACGACGAGGAAGACTACGGTTCGCTCATCATGGAGGTGACGGCCGGTGTCGGTGGCCAGGAGGCGATGCTGTTCGCGCGCGAACTGTTCGACATGTACTGTGGGTACGTGGAGTACAAAGGGTGGGAGGTGGAGATGCTGCAGACGGAGGATACGGACATTGGCGGGACGAGACACGCGACAACGGTCATCAGCGGACCGGATGCGTACCGCTACCTGAAGCACGAGGGAGGCGTCCATCGGGTGCAGCGCATCCCGGCGACGGAGAAATCTGGCCGCATACACACCAGCACCGTCACCGTGTCCATCATTCCCCGGCCGGACGATTTTCAGGTCGAGCTGAAGGAGAAGGATCTAAAGATCGAAACGAAGCGCGCAAGCGGAGCCGGGGGACAGCACGTGAACACTACGGACAGTGCGGTCCGGATCGTGCATCTGCCCACGGGCATTGCCGTCGAGTGCCAAACGGAACGATCGCAGCAGAAAAATCGGGAAATAGCGAAACAGAAGCTGACCGCCAAGTTGATGCAGATCGAGCTCGAGGCACGGTTTAGCAGTACGCAAGCGCTCAAGAAATCGCAAGTCGGCCAGAGTCTGCGCAACGAGAAGATTCGCACGTACAACTTCAATCAGGATCGTATTACGGACCACCGGATAGAGGGAGGCACTGCGCACAACCTGAAGGGCTTTCTGGAGGGTGGCGAGCAGTTGGACGACATGATCGAGAAGCTGCGACGCTCCCAGCGCCGGAAGCAGCTGATGGACATCATCAACCGGGAGTGTGAACAATGAAACTGTATTCCATTCCCTTCCTTAATCGCCTAGTCGCACGTTTTGAAGTAGAAAACATACGTTACAACCAAACAGTGAATTTTTTTCGTTGCACATTCGAAATTTGGTTTATTTGTGAACATTTCCCCAACCACCGGCCTGTCCGAGGTAAGTGACGTGCTCGCGCACTGTCTGGTCGATGACGTTCTGCACCTCCCGGCAGCCTTTCAGTGCCGTCTCGAGCACCTTCGGCAGATGGTCCAGATGGAATCGTTGCGACATTTCCATGAAAGCAATCTTCCCGCTGCTCGGTAGCGAGGCGACCGTAAGCGTCGGCCCACCGCTCGTTTCCTCCAGATGGGACACATCCATCAGCGGTACGTTCCCGTTCGCAAGCGACGcggtgcacgcacacacgtactCCTTCAAACAGATGCCCGCATCGATGAGGGCCAGGGTGGCCGCATTGACCGACGCGCAGTAGTTACCACCGTCCGCCTGCAGCACCTCGATGTACACATCGATCTGTGACCGGGGGTAAAGCTCCATCTTGATCGAGGCACTGAGCGCTTGCTTCAGGTGGATCGTCATTTCCTGCGATTTGCGATCGCCGCGCGGTCGCTTCTTCCGTTCGCCCGTCGAAAACGTGGCCATGCTGTACTGGCAGTTGACGATCGCCTCGTCAAAGTTGCTTCGCTTCGAGGATGCCTGATGTGGTCCGTAGACGGCCGCCAGTACCTTGGTGTTGCCCTGCTCGACGTAAGCGCTACCGTCCGGTTGGCTGAAGACACCCATTTTGCAGTGTATCTGGCGCAGTTCATTCGCTCGCCGGCCATCCAACCGAAGGCCCTGGTCCGAGAGTAGCTCCATTGTGTGTGGGGAAGGCTAAAATTGTAACAAAAGCAGCGAAAGAACGTGCGACGGCCGGCGTGTTTACCCGTGGCGGTTGcgagtttatttatttacactgTTTTGACAGTTCGCGTGTTGCCGCGTGCTTGTGTGGTGAGTACAGTAGGCTATGGTGGCGCAGTTTCGgtcataatttttaaatttcaaatttacagCACTGTTTCATGCTGAATGTGCTGAATGCACACGTGCACACGTCGTTATCAATTTCAAATTGTGTAACGGAAAGTATGTCGATTTAAAGTACAGTTAATTAATTCAATGCCAAGAGAAACTGACGTGGCTGATAAAGTGATAAGAAATAGAAGAATGCTCTTAACGTACTTTACTAAGAAAATGACTATAATTATGACGGCTTTATTAGCTTTAGCAATTCTTTACATCGATTTTCCAGAAGGATGTAGGACACAAAACTGACTCATTCGGACGTGTGGGTCAACCCATCAAACCGTACAAAAACTAGCCAATTAGTACATCGTGTTTATTAGTAGGTAAGACCAAGCGTTTATTTATTACATTCCTACATTACATTACTTTCACATACTATCTGTTCTTTCATTTCGTAAGCCAAAAGTATCAaatttggaatattttttgtttttctaaatTTTTCTGATTTATTCTTCACACGTACCGGGTGTAAGAATGTCTGTATCTGTTTTTCGGTCACTATGTTTCCTTTCCATCCACGGTTCGAGAAGCACAAGTAGGATTAAAGGGGAAATGGGGAACAGCTCTTACTGCGGAAAGAGCGGAGGgcggaaataaataattttaaatttacatCTTCGTTTACATCGCATCTCGCAGCCGCCGTTGCGAGGAAGGAAACCTCTGACCATCTCAGTTTCGTACGATTGTGCCAACCATACCAGCACAACCGTTGGCCGATCACAATTAGTTGTTGCGTGCCCGCAGCACGTTCGACCGTGGGCTGAACACACCGATCTGGGCCGGCGAGCGGTTCTCCTTACCGGGGAACGGTGACACGATCAGCTGCTTCTTCGGCGTCTTCGGGCTGGCCGTTGCCGACAGGTACTTGATCGAACCGTTCAGCTTCTGGGGCGAATCGAAGGTGGACAGCTGCTGTTGAAGGTTCTGGATGGTGTTTTCCTGCTTCTTGTTCAGCTCTTGCAGTTTGGCAATTTTCTGTAATGAAAGGGCAGAGGAAAAAGAGGACCTTTAGTATACGTTTCTCATCGTGATTAAGATAAAACGTACCGCTTTGAGCTGTTGCTGATCTTTATTGCATTCCAGGTTCTTCATCTTCTGGCGATTGTTCTGATTTTCCAGCAGCTCCGTGTACTTGTCCGAGGTCTCTTTGGCAAACTCTTCCACAATGCGTAGCTTCTCTTCCGTTTCCTTTAGCTTTAAAATGTGAGAGAAAGCAGTTTAAATACAAAGTTCCATTTTCGGGCTACAAAACACCTTACCTTTTCGATGATTTCTGATCCATTCTGATCACCGCCTGCACTCTCGATCATCTCGTGGATCGTACCAAGCGGTTGCTTCTCCGACATTCCAccctggtgctgttgctgctgctgttcctgctgctcCAGCTGGTTGATGATGTTTTCGATCAAAAAGTTCGGCACCAACCGTTCATCATCGTCAACtgcctcctgctcctcctgctccaCCGGGCCTCCAGCACCGAGGCGACTCTCCGCCTGGTTGTACTTCTCGAACTGTTCGCACTTAAACCGGAACGTCATGTTTTCCAGCttgatgtttttgttctcGTTCTCCAGCTCGAAGATCTTCTTGTCCTTCGTGTCCAGCTCGATGCGGGCCAGCTCGATGCCGTTCGCAAACTCGTCCAGCAGCGCCTTCAGATCCTGGATGTATGCTTCCCGCGCATCGTACTTCTTCTTCAGCTCCTCGTACATCTCCAGATAGCGGCCCATGCTTTCCTCCATCCGCTCGCTGAACAGCTTGCCGATCTGCGACACCGTCAGTATCGCTTCCTCCTCCGAGCTCATCAGCTTCTCGAACACCTCGTTCTTGTCGCGCATCTCCTTCTCGAGCGCGGTCGAGGAGGTGCGAAGCGCTCCCAGCACACGCTGATACTCGACCAGCTCCTCCCGCAGCTTGACATTGGCCGTCTCGATCTCCGCCTTGCTGCGCAGCACCTGCTCCAGCTCCGCCTTCAGCAGCTCCACATCGCCGTCCGACTTTTTCAACCGCTCCATCAGGATGTTCACCGTCGAGCGGGTGTTGTTCAGCGTCAGCTGGTAGTTGTACTTCTCCGTCTTGAGTCGCGAGCACTCCAGGGCCAGATCGCGCGCCTCCGTCTCGAGCTCGTCGCGCGACTTCGCGCCCGGCTCGAGCTCCACCTTCAGCCGGCGCTCCAGCTCCGCCAGCCGGTTCTCGTTCTCCTTGATCACCTCGTTCGAGGCCTCCCAGAGGGTGCGCAGGTCGCGCTTCTCGAACTCACACTGCATGATCTCCGTTTCCGCAATCTTCTGACACTTGTCCAGCTCCTTCTGCCAGTGCAGCTTCTCGGCGGCCAGCGCCGCCGAGATCGAGCTCTGGATCGACAGCTCCAGCGCCTTCACGCGCTCCTCGTTCTGGATGTCCGCGATGCGGATCTTCTCCTCCGCCTGCTCGCCGATCCGCTCCAGCTCGCGCTGATGCTCCTGCTCGAGCCGCTTCACCCGGTCGGAGTGCTCCTTCACCAGCTTCGACTTTTCCAGCACAAAGATCGACTCGCACTCCTTGATCTTCATCTCGTTCAGCTCGGTCATGGTGGCGACCTGCGCCTCGTGCTTTTTGCACAGCGCCGTCAGCTCCTGGTTGAACTCGTTCCGGATGTCGCTGCGCAGATCGTCCATCTCGAACTGGCGCTCGTTCAGCTCCTCCTGCATGCCGGCCACGATCGCGACCTGCTCCGCCACCTTCGTCAGCAGCCGGGCGTTCTCCTGCCGCAGCTGATCGATCTCGCGGATCGTATTGCGGCCCTCCTCCACGTACCGCACCATATCCTCCTCGGCCTGCGCCTTCAGATAGCGCACCTGCTCCTTCAGATCCCGTCCCTCGATCACCAGCTCATTCAGCCCGTCCTCCATCAGCTTAATTTCGTCCGTCTTGCGCTGCAGCTCCACATCGTGCGCCTCGAGGATCTCGCGCAGTGCCACCAGCTCCTCGTTCAGGAAGTGGTTCTCACCCTCAATCACCTCGTAATCGTTCTGCAGCATCCGgtgcaccaccagcagctccTCGTACCGGATTTCCAGCTCCGTCTTGGAGTCGTGCATGTCGCACAGCTGCCGCTCGTAGCTCCGATGCAGCTCGCGGATCTCTCCCTCGTACTCCTTCACCTTCTCCAGACAGC
Coding sequences within:
- the LOC120904703 gene encoding peptide chain release factor 1-like, mitochondrial, which encodes MLLNRLSRIVQVGSKLTTSLQCNRLRTSSPIRRSLCQAAHPNGALFQISDDKIQKYLERLRLEYYALKVQEQRTRKDIQRMLLLSNVVEMYEQRKIIVDNLSSLKELKDDKDDEMVQLLKEEREAYGSILFRLDSEILNGILSMDDEEDYGSLIMEVTAGVGGQEAMLFARELFDMYCGYVEYKGWEVEMLQTEDTDIGGTRHATTVISGPDAYRYLKHEGGVHRVQRIPATEKSGRIHTSTVTVSIIPRPDDFQVELKEKDLKIETKRASGAGGQHVNTTDSAVRIVHLPTGIAVECQTERSQQKNREIAKQKLTAKLMQIELEARFSSTQALKKSQVGQSLRNEKIRTYNFNQDRITDHRIEGGTAHNLKGFLEGGEQLDDMIEKLRRSQRRKQLMDIINRECEQ
- the LOC120904705 gene encoding exosome complex component RRP41, whose product is MELLSDQGLRLDGRRANELRQIHCKMGVFSQPDGSAYVEQGNTKVLAAVYGPHQASSKRSNFDEAIVNCQYSMATFSTGERKKRPRGDRKSQEMTIHLKQALSASIKMELYPRSQIDVYIEVLQADGGNYCASVNAATLALIDAGICLKEYVCACTASLANGNVPLMDVSHLEETSGGPTLTVASLPSSGKIAFMEMSQRFHLDHLPKVLETALKGCREVQNVIDQTVREHVTYLGQAGGWGNVHK
- the LOC120904698 gene encoding interaptin — its product is MLKMSFSKAKLKRFNDVPAVSSPSAFAEPKEKELPKKSKKEDKIKIGGSMDAESIKTTKSALSLFRTPSLPRRLKFKHISDLTPKKSSAKEEKLSRLAECGSSEKAPEVPAASKVPPIVQLYNKIDVNKEALAKAREENEQLQAKMQELRAEHQRAELDRMSLIAEKDNQIMLLERELTSITKADELLQHIAEGCLEKVKEYEGEIRELHRSYERQLCDMHDSKTELEIRYEELLVVHRMLQNDYEVIEGENHFLNEELVALREILEAHDVELQRKTDEIKLMEDGLNELVIEGRDLKEQVRYLKAQAEEDMVRYVEEGRNTIREIDQLRQENARLLTKVAEQVAIVAGMQEELNERQFEMDDLRSDIRNEFNQELTALCKKHEAQVATMTELNEMKIKECESIFVLEKSKLVKEHSDRVKRLEQEHQRELERIGEQAEEKIRIADIQNEERVKALELSIQSSISAALAAEKLHWQKELDKCQKIAETEIMQCEFEKRDLRTLWEASNEVIKENENRLAELERRLKVELEPGAKSRDELETEARDLALECSRLKTEKYNYQLTLNNTRSTVNILMERLKKSDGDVELLKAELEQVLRSKAEIETANVKLREELVEYQRVLGALRTSSTALEKEMRDKNEVFEKLMSSEEEAILTVSQIGKLFSERMEESMGRYLEMYEELKKKYDAREAYIQDLKALLDEFANGIELARIELDTKDKKIFELENENKNIKLENMTFRFKCEQFEKYNQAESRLGAGGPVEQEEQEAVDDDERLVPNFLIENIINQLEQQEQQQQQHQGGMSEKQPLGTIHEMIESAGGDQNGSEIIEKLKETEEKLRIVEEFAKETSDKYTELLENQNNRQKMKNLECNKDQQQLKAKIAKLQELNKKQENTIQNLQQQLSTFDSPQKLNGSIKYLSATASPKTPKKQLIVSPFPGKENRSPAQIGVFSPRSNVLRARNN